From the genome of Candidatus Electrothrix communis, one region includes:
- a CDS encoding hydrogenase, producing MDKLLYIHNGERVHRSAIPHLSFHEFRSELLDFTEAGGQIVQFFAYDENNKENQGKGSLKLLAVLRNESNDKLCVTGCDAPDSFDSLTAVTEKFHMFERELGEQYGLKAESHPWWKMVRYQQNCTGKPDVFGNNYSENIPGNYPYFAVEGEGVHEVAVGPVHAGIIEPGHFRFQCFGERVFHLEIQLGYQHRGVEHLLQTVPMKRLPIIGETISGDTSIGHGLCMAQGIESLADLEVDEGSKVVRTLALELERIANHIGDLGALSLDVAFSPPAAYFGRIRGEYLNLSQILGGNRFGRGLIRPGGVTKVMGEEQRQLIQEKMTELTPEVEHVNDLIFSTPSVRGRFDHTGTVSRENAEKIGLVGYAGRACGLPYDARVKFPTECYGDLPGNSNNKTDGDVASRAEVRREEIMHSIHLVNTLLARSEEANSYTPQKTELAPDSFVVTVNEAWRGEASHCILTDAQGKILRYKVKDPSFHNWTGLALSLREQGISDFPLCNKSFNLSYCGFDL from the coding sequence AAACTCCTGTACATACACAACGGGGAAAGAGTACACCGCTCTGCCATCCCACATCTTTCATTTCATGAATTCCGCAGCGAATTGCTTGACTTTACTGAAGCGGGTGGCCAGATAGTGCAGTTTTTCGCATACGACGAAAACAACAAAGAGAATCAAGGTAAAGGCTCCCTGAAATTGCTTGCCGTGCTGCGCAACGAGAGCAACGATAAACTCTGTGTTACCGGCTGCGATGCCCCGGACAGTTTTGATTCACTGACCGCTGTGACAGAAAAATTTCATATGTTCGAGCGGGAGCTCGGGGAGCAGTACGGCCTCAAGGCTGAAAGTCATCCCTGGTGGAAAATGGTGCGTTACCAGCAAAACTGCACCGGCAAACCCGATGTGTTCGGCAATAATTACAGTGAGAATATTCCAGGCAACTATCCCTATTTCGCCGTGGAAGGTGAAGGTGTGCATGAAGTGGCTGTGGGGCCTGTGCATGCCGGAATCATTGAGCCGGGCCATTTCCGTTTCCAATGCTTTGGCGAGCGGGTTTTTCACCTGGAGATCCAACTCGGCTATCAGCATCGCGGGGTGGAACACCTGCTGCAAACGGTGCCTATGAAGCGCTTGCCGATCATCGGCGAAACCATTTCCGGGGACACCAGTATCGGCCACGGCCTGTGCATGGCCCAAGGAATCGAGTCCTTAGCCGACCTTGAGGTTGATGAAGGATCCAAGGTCGTGCGGACCTTGGCGCTGGAGCTGGAGCGTATTGCTAATCACATCGGTGACCTTGGCGCACTCAGTCTGGACGTGGCCTTTAGCCCGCCAGCAGCCTATTTCGGAAGGATCAGAGGAGAATACCTGAATCTCAGCCAGATACTGGGCGGAAATCGATTCGGTCGGGGGCTGATTCGTCCCGGCGGGGTAACCAAGGTCATGGGTGAGGAGCAACGGCAGCTTATTCAGGAAAAAATGACGGAATTAACCCCGGAGGTCGAGCATGTCAACGATCTTATTTTCTCCACTCCCAGCGTGCGTGGTCGTTTTGACCATACCGGCACAGTAAGCCGGGAAAATGCGGAAAAAATCGGTTTGGTCGGCTATGCAGGCAGGGCCTGCGGTCTTCCCTACGATGCCAGGGTCAAATTCCCCACGGAATGCTATGGAGACCTGCCCGGCAACAGCAACAATAAAACCGACGGCGATGTGGCCTCCAGAGCCGAGGTCCGCCGAGAAGAGATCATGCACTCCATTCATCTGGTCAATACGCTGCTTGCCCGCAGCGAAGAGGCGAACAGCTATACGCCCCAAAAAACAGAGCTGGCCCCGGACTCCTTTGTGGTAACCGTCAATGAGGCATGGCGCGGTGAGGCCTCCCATTGCATCCTCACTGATGCACAGGGAAAAATACTCAGGTATAAGGTGAAAGACCCGTCGTTTCACAACTGGACCGGCTTGGCGCTGTCCCTACGAGAGCAGGGGATTTCCGACTTCCCCCTGTGCAACAAGAGCTTTAACCTTTCTTACTGCGGCTTCGACCTGTAG
- a CDS encoding hydrogenase, translated as MLKVIKNRFEQGHRTTKYPEEKINLYKRFRGLPTVDPDCDPAVVQQCAEACPQEAIDSASCRIDLGKCVFCGLCETLSEGKFACFSQNIEMGTAARDDLLFSGSLPELAEHSKTHFKKLFGRSLQLRQISAGGCNACEADTNVLNTPFFDLSRFGIQFVASPRHADGIHVTGPVSKNMRQAVLTTWEAVPDPKVVIASGACAISGGPFYGSDDIVGDLNSLIPVDLYIPGCPPHPLTTLHALLSFFK; from the coding sequence ATGTTAAAAGTCATTAAAAACAGATTTGAACAGGGACATCGCACAACGAAATATCCCGAAGAAAAGATCAACCTGTATAAACGATTTCGAGGATTGCCGACTGTTGATCCAGACTGCGACCCCGCTGTGGTGCAACAATGTGCCGAGGCCTGCCCTCAAGAGGCGATTGATTCTGCATCCTGCCGGATTGATCTGGGGAAATGCGTTTTCTGTGGCCTCTGCGAAACCCTGTCTGAGGGCAAATTTGCCTGCTTCAGCCAAAATATTGAGATGGGGACTGCTGCCCGCGACGATCTGCTGTTTTCAGGCAGCCTGCCCGAATTAGCTGAGCACTCTAAGACGCATTTTAAAAAACTCTTCGGGCGGTCACTTCAACTGCGTCAGATCTCGGCAGGGGGCTGCAACGCTTGCGAGGCCGATACCAACGTGCTGAACACCCCCTTCTTTGACCTGTCCCGCTTCGGCATTCAGTTTGTGGCCTCGCCCCGGCATGCCGACGGTATTCACGTCACCGGGCCGGTCTCAAAAAATATGCGTCAGGCCGTGCTCACCACCTGGGAGGCTGTGCCCGACCCCAAAGTTGTGATCGCATCTGGAGCCTGTGCTATCTCGGGCGGACCCTTTTACGGCAGCGATGATATTGTCGGCGACCTGAACAGCCTAATTCCGGTGGATCTGTATATTCCTGGGTGTCCGCCGCATCCGTTGACCACCCTGCATGCTTTGTTGTCGTTTTTTAAGTAG
- a CDS encoding IS30 family transposase, with product MGRSQSTVSRKIRRNSGQRGYRNKQADRFALERHADKAKAVKMTGEIKYIVSVCLQNDWSPEQIAGRLREESVVCLHHETVYQYILTDKANGGQLYRHLRHQGKTYRKRYGSAHNRTGIPNRRDIDERPAEVNARKRISDWEADTITGKNPNIPGPRVSYDFILERKKALRYQNGYFLSNCVSLIFTFSPLHVFFL from the coding sequence ATAGGGCGCTCCCAAAGCACTGTTTCTCGGAAAATCCGTCGTAATTCAGGCCAAAGGGGATACCGAAATAAACAGGCTGATCGTTTCGCCTTGGAACGACATGCCGACAAAGCAAAAGCAGTTAAAATGACAGGAGAAATAAAATACATAGTTTCTGTCTGCCTTCAAAACGACTGGAGTCCTGAGCAAATCGCCGGTCGTCTGCGTGAAGAGAGCGTGGTGTGCCTTCATCATGAAACCGTATATCAGTACATTTTGACCGACAAAGCAAACGGAGGACAGCTTTACAGACATTTACGTCATCAGGGGAAAACATACCGGAAACGCTACGGATCAGCTCACAACCGTACTGGGATCCCCAATCGTAGAGACATTGACGAGCGTCCTGCCGAAGTCAACGCCAGAAAGCGTATAAGTGACTGGGAAGCCGATACAATTACAGGAAAAAATCCTAATATACCAGGGCCAAGGGTTTCCTATGACTTTATCCTCGAAAGAAAAAAGGCTCTACGATACCAGAATGGGTATTTTCTATCCAACTGTGTTAGTTTAATATTTACTTTTTCACCATTGCATGTTTTCTTCCTTTGA
- the rlmB gene encoding 23S rRNA (guanosine(2251)-2'-O)-methyltransferase RlmB — protein MVALRKKAAWSGTKKTKNNFEEDASHAEEATDDLLWGTNTVLEALRRNARSLGELLVQKGKAGPKIQEIVDLAREHKVRVRFVEAERLPVPRNCRHQGVVARQTEAELLPLEELLEQALADSHRILILDSIQDPRNLGSILRSALAAGFRSIILTRERSAPLSGTVARTSAGAISHLRIAQVVNLVTTLELLKEHGFWIYGSVVEASAPSIYSTDFSGQLGLVIGSEGKGIRPLVRKHCDQLVTIPMSTDFDSLNASVAAALIMFEVVRQGDVIEG, from the coding sequence ATGGTAGCATTGCGCAAAAAAGCAGCTTGGTCCGGTACAAAGAAAACAAAGAACAATTTCGAAGAAGATGCGTCCCACGCTGAGGAGGCAACAGATGATCTGCTGTGGGGGACAAATACAGTCCTTGAGGCCTTACGGAGAAATGCCCGAAGCTTGGGCGAGCTTCTTGTTCAAAAGGGGAAGGCTGGGCCAAAGATACAGGAAATTGTTGATCTTGCTCGTGAGCATAAGGTGCGAGTCCGTTTTGTTGAAGCAGAGCGCCTGCCAGTTCCTCGAAATTGCCGACATCAGGGGGTTGTGGCCCGACAGACAGAAGCAGAGCTTTTGCCTTTAGAGGAGCTGCTGGAACAGGCCTTGGCCGATTCCCATCGGATTTTGATCCTGGACTCAATCCAGGATCCCCGTAATCTTGGTTCGATTCTTCGCTCAGCCCTGGCAGCAGGGTTTCGGAGCATTATCCTCACCCGTGAACGCAGCGCTCCTTTATCTGGAACTGTGGCCCGGACCTCAGCCGGGGCAATCTCCCATCTCCGTATCGCTCAGGTGGTGAATCTGGTCACGACTTTGGAGTTGCTCAAAGAGCATGGTTTCTGGATTTACGGTTCAGTGGTTGAGGCATCAGCACCGTCGATCTACAGCACGGATTTCAGCGGCCAGCTTGGTTTGGTCATCGGCAGCGAAGGCAAGGGGATTCGTCCTCTGGTGCGGAAGCACTGTGACCAGCTGGTCACCATCCCCATGTCTACGGATTTTGATTCGCTGAATGCCTCGGTTGCTGCGGCCTTGATTATGTTTGAGGTGGTTCGGCAGGGGGATGTTATTGAGGGGTAG
- the gmk gene encoding guanylate kinase produces MAEGVLLVVSAPSGCGKTTILKKLMAEISGLEFSVSHTTRQARPGERDGVDYHFVSKEAFIAMRDQQPSGFLEWAEVHGNFYGTSRRDVEALLAVGKDVVLDIDIQGAEQVRTNADPVTVFISPPTLAELERRLRGRGTESPESLAVRLANAEKEMAAADNYHHLIVNDELEQAVRDLQAIIAAEQQRRNTA; encoded by the coding sequence ATGGCTGAGGGTGTTCTTTTGGTTGTCTCTGCACCTTCTGGGTGTGGCAAGACCACAATTTTAAAAAAGCTCATGGCAGAAATCTCGGGGCTGGAGTTTTCCGTGTCGCACACGACGCGCCAAGCACGGCCTGGCGAGCGGGACGGAGTCGATTATCATTTTGTCAGTAAAGAAGCTTTTATCGCCATGCGCGATCAGCAGCCTTCCGGCTTTTTGGAATGGGCTGAGGTCCATGGAAATTTCTATGGTACTTCACGCCGGGACGTAGAGGCCTTATTGGCCGTAGGCAAGGATGTTGTGTTGGATATTGATATCCAGGGTGCGGAGCAGGTCAGGACTAACGCTGATCCTGTCACGGTCTTTATCAGCCCTCCGACCTTGGCTGAGCTGGAACGGCGTTTACGGGGACGCGGGACTGAAAGCCCGGAAAGCCTAGCTGTTCGGCTTGCCAATGCTGAGAAGGAGATGGCCGCAGCTGATAACTACCACCATCTGATAGTCAATGATGAGCTTGAGCAGGCTGTTCGCGACTTGCAGGCCATTATTGCAGCAGAACAGCAACGGCGAAACACGGCTTAA
- a CDS encoding DUF370 domain-containing protein, giving the protein MDNRLVNVGFGNSVKINRILAVVNPGSSPIRKLKEEARQEHRLIDVTEGRRTRGIIIMDSGHLVLSSVQPETINQRLAALDSEQSGLGLLQKHAEEGKDNG; this is encoded by the coding sequence ATGGACAATAGGCTTGTTAATGTAGGTTTCGGTAATTCCGTAAAAATTAATCGTATCCTGGCAGTGGTTAATCCCGGCTCATCACCGATCAGGAAGCTCAAGGAAGAAGCCCGGCAGGAGCATCGGCTCATTGATGTCACAGAAGGGCGGCGTACCAGGGGGATCATTATTATGGATAGCGGTCATCTGGTGCTGTCCTCTGTACAGCCGGAAACCATTAATCAGCGTTTGGCTGCTTTGGATAGTGAGCAAAGCGGCTTAGGGCTTCTGCAAAAGCATGCCGAGGAAGGAAAAGATAATGGCTGA
- a CDS encoding YicC/YloC family endoribonuclease: MRPRSMTGFGRGESGNAERTWVVEIRTVNHRFLDQRVVLPSAFAALEEQIKKTVAGQQDRGRVDISVSLRGETSGGSQLHLDLDLARQYHACLQEMNSELELGASVQISDLLTLRNIITVQEQNPDVEEEWPLLKEALLAALADCASMREREGGSLKEELLQRLDNFAALVREIEGMVPEVLEQRQQELKNRITKLLEGVDIDPMRLAQETAIMADKADVTEEVVRLASHIDQFSGFMESDEAVGRRLDFLLQEFLREVNTLASKISNSAIAHLGVEMKNEIEKLREQVQNIE, translated from the coding sequence ATGCGTCCACGTAGTATGACCGGCTTCGGTCGTGGTGAATCCGGCAATGCCGAACGAACTTGGGTTGTGGAAATTCGGACCGTCAACCATCGTTTTCTTGATCAACGGGTAGTGCTTCCTTCAGCCTTTGCCGCTTTGGAGGAACAAATCAAGAAAACCGTTGCTGGGCAGCAGGATCGCGGTCGGGTTGATATCTCTGTAAGCCTTCGTGGCGAAACTTCTGGAGGATCGCAGCTCCATCTTGATCTGGACCTGGCTCGCCAGTACCATGCCTGCTTGCAGGAGATGAACAGCGAACTGGAGCTCGGGGCCAGTGTTCAGATCAGTGATTTGCTTACTCTGCGCAATATTATCACTGTCCAGGAGCAAAACCCGGACGTTGAAGAAGAATGGCCCCTGCTGAAGGAGGCATTGCTTGCAGCCCTTGCTGACTGCGCCTCTATGCGCGAGCGAGAGGGCGGCAGCCTGAAAGAAGAGCTTTTGCAGCGTCTCGATAATTTTGCTGCTCTTGTTCGAGAAATTGAAGGCATGGTCCCGGAGGTTCTTGAGCAGCGACAGCAGGAGTTGAAGAATCGGATAACAAAATTGCTTGAAGGGGTTGATATTGATCCCATGCGTTTAGCTCAGGAAACGGCTATCATGGCGGATAAGGCCGATGTGACTGAGGAAGTGGTGCGGTTGGCTAGTCATATTGATCAGTTTAGCGGTTTTATGGAAAGCGATGAAGCTGTTGGAAGGCGCCTTGATTTTCTCTTGCAGGAGTTTCTGCGAGAGGTTAACACGTTGGCATCAAAGATCTCCAATTCAGCTATAGCGCATCTCGGCGTTGAAATGAAAAACGAGATTGAAAAACTGCGTGAGCAGGTCCAGAATATTGAATAG
- the rfaE1 gene encoding D-glycero-beta-D-manno-heptose-7-phosphate kinase, which yields MSDVHMQKQVERFADTRILVIGDVILDQFIWGNVSRISPEAPVPVVNVTREELLLGGSANVLRNIISLGGSCALCGIIGDDPMGDELLALMEKVGAPVEGLIKGERPTTIKTRVVAQGQQVVRYDREKAGVPSRQTLESMLQYLTGHLADFDAVIVSDYAKGVVNEELMTQLHRLLKELRHSSGRAIPLIVDPKPDNLHRFVGATVITPNNFEATRISGIDIRDEETLLAAARQIREEISCEAVLITRGEAGMALLEGDDSLVTIPTMAQEVYDVTGAGDTVAATLALGLAAGCSMTEAAVLANHAAGIVVGKIGTASVSCDELLAALA from the coding sequence ATGAGTGACGTACATATGCAGAAGCAGGTAGAGCGCTTTGCCGATACTCGTATCCTGGTGATCGGTGATGTTATTTTGGATCAGTTTATCTGGGGAAACGTTTCTCGAATTTCTCCGGAGGCCCCCGTGCCGGTGGTCAATGTTACCCGCGAGGAGTTACTGCTTGGTGGCAGCGCCAATGTCCTGCGTAATATTATCTCTCTCGGTGGTTCCTGTGCCCTGTGCGGTATTATCGGCGATGATCCAATGGGAGATGAACTGCTTGCGCTCATGGAAAAAGTCGGGGCTCCGGTGGAAGGCCTGATTAAAGGAGAGCGGCCCACGACCATAAAAACCAGGGTGGTAGCTCAAGGACAGCAGGTTGTTCGTTATGACCGGGAAAAGGCCGGTGTCCCGAGCCGACAGACCCTGGAAAGCATGTTGCAATACCTGACGGGTCATCTTGCCGATTTTGATGCTGTTATTGTTTCGGATTATGCCAAAGGGGTTGTTAATGAGGAGCTGATGACCCAGCTGCATCGGTTACTGAAGGAATTGCGTCATTCCAGCGGACGGGCGATTCCTTTGATTGTTGATCCGAAACCGGATAATCTCCATCGTTTTGTCGGAGCCACTGTCATTACGCCGAATAATTTTGAGGCCACCCGGATCAGCGGTATAGATATTAGGGATGAGGAAACCTTGCTCGCGGCGGCCCGGCAGATTCGGGAAGAGATCTCCTGCGAGGCAGTGCTGATCACCCGGGGTGAGGCTGGTATGGCTTTGTTGGAAGGTGACGATTCCCTGGTGACGATTCCCACAATGGCTCAGGAGGTCTATGATGTTACCGGAGCCGGGGATACGGTTGCAGCTACCTTGGCCCTTGGGCTGGCAGCTGGATGCTCAATGACCGAAGCCGCTGTGCTGGCCAATCATGCGGCCGGTATTGTCGTGGGGAAAATCGGGACGGCCTCGGTGAGTTGTGATGAGTTGCTCGCTGCGCTTGCCTGA
- a CDS encoding DUF3786 domain-containing protein, which produces MKYTPATNCGECGYAACLAFAVAVTKGGVAPELCPYVQKDMLPAEFGAAKGEAGLGGVERGQDERDMALVTHLKSKVQELDFRELSHRLGADWAADTPDLLRFSYLGRSILLGRDEVVMDGQQLVDPRDQILLYNYVAFGGNASGGAEERLPNGTWVGMESLPNSIAKIRTLATYCEARLSERFAGRIQDLAPLCDKVGGERGRDEQGQSADFAVVLPVLPFVPLYILFWDQDMEDGFEARVKILFDQNVMDFLDLESLVFAAERMADCLLELDRELNS; this is translated from the coding sequence TTGAAATATACCCCGGCAACAAACTGTGGCGAGTGCGGCTATGCAGCCTGTCTCGCCTTTGCCGTTGCTGTAACCAAGGGCGGGGTTGCTCCTGAGCTTTGTCCTTATGTGCAGAAAGATATGCTGCCTGCCGAGTTCGGTGCCGCAAAGGGTGAGGCTGGATTGGGTGGCGTGGAGCGCGGTCAGGATGAGCGGGATATGGCCTTGGTTACTCATCTGAAATCCAAGGTGCAGGAGCTTGATTTTCGTGAGCTCAGTCATCGCCTTGGGGCCGATTGGGCAGCGGATACCCCGGATCTGCTCAGGTTCAGTTATCTCGGTCGTTCGATTCTGTTAGGGCGGGACGAGGTCGTGATGGATGGGCAACAGCTTGTTGACCCCAGAGACCAGATCCTGCTCTATAATTATGTTGCCTTTGGTGGTAATGCGAGCGGCGGGGCTGAGGAGAGGCTGCCCAACGGAACCTGGGTGGGCATGGAAAGCCTGCCCAACTCCATTGCCAAGATTCGTACCCTGGCAACCTATTGTGAAGCCAGATTATCAGAGCGATTCGCTGGCCGTATACAAGATCTTGCACCGCTTTGCGATAAGGTTGGGGGAGAAAGAGGTCGTGATGAGCAGGGGCAGAGCGCAGATTTTGCCGTTGTTCTTCCTGTGCTTCCGTTCGTTCCCCTCTACATTTTGTTTTGGGATCAGGATATGGAAGACGGATTTGAAGCCCGAGTAAAGATTTTGTTTGATCAAAATGTAATGGACTTCCTTGATTTAGAATCCCTGGTTTTTGCTGCCGAGCGGATGGCGGATTGCCTGCTGGAACTGGACAGGGAGCTGAACAGTTGA
- a CDS encoding OmpH family outer membrane protein produces the protein MKRTSVLVLSSVFFFLTVFTVVSASAAPSVGVVNLQHVLDKSSVGVAAKNKMEAKMKEFKASLDKEKEAVLALQKEMQKKVDVWNEETKKGKVLELQRKKRDFRVKQDDANLEMRNLQEKHLAPIMKKLEAIVQEVAKEKGVSVIMPNTAVLYFDKSVDMTDDVTAALNKKTK, from the coding sequence GTGAAACGAACGAGTGTGCTGGTTTTATCATCTGTTTTTTTCTTCCTTACTGTTTTTACTGTTGTTTCGGCGAGTGCTGCTCCCAGTGTCGGTGTGGTCAACCTACAGCATGTCCTGGATAAATCCAGCGTCGGGGTAGCAGCAAAGAACAAGATGGAAGCAAAGATGAAAGAGTTCAAGGCCTCTCTTGATAAGGAAAAAGAGGCTGTCTTGGCTCTTCAGAAGGAGATGCAGAAAAAGGTTGATGTTTGGAACGAAGAAACAAAGAAGGGAAAAGTACTTGAACTGCAAAGGAAAAAGCGTGATTTTAGGGTGAAGCAGGATGATGCTAACCTGGAAATGAGAAACTTGCAGGAAAAGCATCTCGCCCCGATTATGAAGAAACTGGAAGCAATTGTCCAGGAAGTGGCCAAGGAAAAAGGGGTATCTGTCATTATGCCGAATACAGCAGTGCTGTACTTTGACAAGAGCGTGGATATGACCGATGACGTCACAGCGGCCCTGAATAAGAAGACGAAATAA